Genomic window (Castor canadensis chromosome X, mCasCan1.hap1v2, whole genome shotgun sequence):
AAGTACAGGgcacagcctgggcaaaggcaGGTCAGCTGGAAAGAAATGGGCACGGTCAGAGAAAGAAAGGTGAGCTGAGCTAAGAAGTCTGGACAGGTAGGGGTCACCAGCCTGGGCCCAGGGGTGGGCATTTCAGGCAGGAGGCACCATCTATATGAAGGCCTAGAAGTAAACTTTGTGGACAAGGATGAAGTCTGGGAGACCCCTCCTTTCCCCAGGCACAGTACTGTACAGCtctggaagaggaggagaagaaagagctcAGAGCCTTCAGCCAGCAGCGGAAGCGGGAAAATCTGGGGCGTGGCACTGTGCGCATCTTCCCCGTGACCATCACTGGGGCCATCTGTGAGGAGGTGAGCCATTCAAGGTCCCTGTCAGTGAAGGccctgggaaactgaggcctgccACTTAAGCTGTCCCTAGAGCCCACTAGTGAATAGGACCTGTCTCTTAGGTCCCACTGTCGGAAGCAGATTATCTCTAAGGAGGCCTTGGTATATATCCTCtgtgatttttctcctctctgtgcAGTGGACACAGGTGTAGGCTGTCTCTTTGGTTTTCTTGTAGTCAGGATTTTTCCTTAAGAACTGCAAGCcagatgccggtggctcacgcctataatcctgtctactcagcaggtagagatcaggatgattgcagttcaaagccagcctgggcaaatagttcatgagaccctatcttgaaaaaacccatcacaaaaaagggatggggggggctggtggggtggctcaagttgtaggccctgagttcaaactccagtaccacaaacaaaaaaagaactgcaggctcaatggtagagcacctgcttaccatgtatgagactctgggttctatcaccagcatcacacacacacaaactgaccCATAGTAAAAAGGCCTGTCTCCAGAGCCCTCCAAAGTTGGTGGATTTGTCCTCCTGGTGGGTGAGGCCTGTCCTTAGAATTTACTGTTTGGTGGgcaggcagaatggctcaagctgtgcctgcctagcaagtatgcggccctgagttcaaaccccagtgccaccaaaaagagagagagaacttacTGTTTAGTGAGGTCTGTCCCTAAGGTCCTGGTGGGTACAAACTATCTCTGCTGTTCCTCACTAGCCCTGGCCTTGTCTCTATGTCTGCCCCAGCCCTCTATGGGGGAGACTTGCCTGTAAGGCCACCTGCCATGGTAGGGCCTGTATCTATGGTTTTCCCCCATTAACAGGGTCAGTTTCTAAGGTGCCCTCCCCCACAGGTGGGAACTATCTCAGTTATCCTGTAGGGGGAGCCAGTCAACAAAGGTTTACCATGGGGGAAGGCCCAAGTATGATATGCCTGGCTGACCTCATTGGTCAGATCACCTTGGTGATAGATAATTAATGGTGCCTGTCATTTGGCAGTGCGGGAAGCAGATCGGAGGTGGGGACATTGCCGTGTTTGCCAGCCGTGCCGGCCTGGGTGCCTGCTGGCACCCACAGTGCTTTGTGTGCACCACATGCCGGGAGCTTCTTGTTGACCTCATCTACTTCTATCATGCTGGCAAGGTCTACTGTGGGCGTCACCATGCTGAACGCCTGCGCCCTCGCTGCCAAGCCTGTGATGAGGTTTGTCCTCCCTGGCTGGGGTGGGAGTAGAGGGTGGGCAGGGCCAGGGGCAAGCTCTTCTGACAGCCACAGATGATCTGTGTCCTCCAGATCATCTTCTCCCCTGAGTGCACAGAGGCCGAGGGCCGCCACTGGCACATGGGTCACTTCTGCTGCTTCGAGTGTGAAGCTTCACTAGGAGGGCAGCGCTATGTCATGCGTCAGAGCCGTCCCCACTGCTGCGCCTGCTATGAAGCCCGCCATGCAGAGTACTGTGATGGCTGTGGAGAGCACATCGGTGGGTGAACATGATGGGATGCATGGACAGCTGAGCCACCGCCGCACCCACCAGGAGTCCTCCTGTCCTCTACTCCCCATCCCCCACTACACCCTGTCCTTTAAGTCTAGTCTGTGCCCTTCACTGCAATTCCCCCGCAACACACCTAGTTACTGtcatactttctttctctttttttctggtactggggatggaacccaggacctggaGGGAGCATGCTAAGTACACGcactacaactgagctacaccacagCCCAGATGTCATACTTTCTAAATTCTACCCACACAACATTAGGCCGGCGCTACATGCCTAGACCATCATACGGCACCTTCTGATTCTGACCCCCTAAGCCCAGCCTCTGCTGCCCTGAACTATGCCCTACTCTCTTCCACTCTCCTCCATCAGCACAGGTTAGCTCCTACCTTTTAGTGACACTCTACCCTCTTAGACCTTTCCCACCAAGTTTATGTCCTACAGGCTAAGCCCTGTCCCCACCACTCAAGCCTCTTCTTCAGGTCCAGCCTTCCACTACCTTCCACCTGCAGTGGGCACCCCTTAATATCTAAGCCTGGCCCACGTCTTAGAGTCCGATGCCCATCCCCACTCCTGAAGGGGCACCCtgggaaagaaagggggagggagacaTTAACAGCCAGTCTCCAGGTAATAAGGGGGATGAGGAACCATGGGATGAGAAACAAACCTCGAGTTTCCTGCTTTTTTCAGAGAAGGACCCCATTCCAGAAGGGGGGTGCAAATCAGGGTACTCTGCCTGGAATTCCCCATCTCTTCCCAAGAAGAGCCCCATTCAGGAAAGGTGGGGGTATGCCTGTGggttctgcctcagtttccccccctcccccgcatTGGTCCCCGCAGGTCTGGACCAGGGCCAGATGGCTTACGAGGGCCAGCACTGGCACGCCTCAGACCGTTGCTTCTGCTGTAGTAGCTGCGGTCGAGCCCTGCTGGGCCGCCCTTTCCTGCCACGCCGTGGCCTCATCTTCTGCTCCCGAGCCTGCAGCCTTGGATCGGAGACCACCGCTCCGGGACCCGGCCGCCGCAGCTGGAGCGCAGGCACGGTCACCGCACCGCTCGCAGCTTCCACAGCCGCTTTCTCTGCTGAGGAAGGGGCGTCTGAGACCACTACCAAAGGCACCTGTACCGAGGCCGCGCCTGGTGAGAACCAGGCCCAGCTACCCAGCTACCGtaccgccccgccccgccccgcgccacCGCCCGGCCCTTCCGCTTGACCCGCCCAGACCCAGCACCTGCTGCATCTTTGGCCCAGCGCTCAGCTCCGCCCAGCCTCCTTCCCCACTCCATTCCAGGCCTAGTCTCCAGCCCCAGCTACACTTGCCTTGACAGTCCCGGATCCGCCCCACACCTCTGCAGGACCCGATCCTTACCTGAACTTGTCCCAGCTTGAGCCCAAGttcctcctttcctccaaccCATCACCCTCCACCCTCTGCACCCAGGCCCCGCCCCCATTCTATCTCAGTCCAAGTCTACTTCAGCCCACGCCACGCCCTTTTTCGTCCAAGCCACTTCCCCATTCTCTGGCCACACACCATACACCATCTGGCCTCAGTTGAGATCTTCCTACCCTCCCTACCCCCAGAGCCTGCACCAGGCCTCAGACGGTAGCGGCAACTGGTCTCCGACCCCTGCCCCACTTCCCAGTCCTGGGAAGTCGGGGAGGAGGCCTTTCCCCAGGCTTCCCCGCGGGAGGGAGCGGGCAGCCAGAGCGGGTACATGCTGGAGTGGCATCATCTCTCCTCTTCCAGCTACAGATCCTGAGGAGCCCTCCCGCTTTTTGAGAGGGGCCCCCCATCGCCACTCCATGCCCGAACTGGGGCTCCGCAGTGTTCCTGAACCACCTGCAGAGTCCCCTGGACAGCCTGACCCACGCCCCAACGATAGTGCCTTTGGTCGCCA
Coding sequences:
- the Prickle3 gene encoding prickle planar cell polarity protein 3 isoform X1 encodes the protein MFARGSRRRRSGRAPPEAEDPDRGQPCNSCREQCPGFLLHGWRKICQHCKCPREEHAVHAVPVDLERIMCQLISDFQRHSISDDDSGCASEEYAWVPPGLKPEQVYQFFSCLPEDKVPYVNSPGEKYRIKQLLHQLPPHDSEAQYCTALEEEEKKELRAFSQQRKRENLGRGTVRIFPVTITGAICEECGKQIGGGDIAVFASRAGLGACWHPQCFVCTTCRELLVDLIYFYHAGKVYCGRHHAERLRPRCQACDEIIFSPECTEAEGRHWHMGHFCCFECEASLGGQRYVMRQSRPHCCACYEARHAEYCDGCGEHIGLDQGQMAYEGQHWHASDRCFCCSSCGRALLGRPFLPRRGLIFCSRACSLGSETTAPGPGRRSWSAGTVTAPLAASTAAFSAEEGASETTTKGTCTEAAPATDPEEPSRFLRGAPHRHSMPELGLRSVPEPPAESPGQPDPRPNDSAFGRQSTPRVSFRDPLVSEGGPRRTLSAPPAQRRRPHSPPPRGPSRRRRRHHHHHHHNPGRRRHHRCDLGSGSDSGSCSSSPSSPSSESSEEDGFFLGERIPLPPHLCRPRTTQDTATETLNSPAPPLPGDSRPGPRQARDKNCILA
- the Prickle3 gene encoding prickle planar cell polarity protein 3 isoform X2 — protein: MCQLISDFQRHSISDDDSGCASEEYAWVPPGLKPEQVYQFFSCLPEDKVPYVNSPGEKYRIKQLLHQLPPHDSEAQYCTALEEEEKKELRAFSQQRKRENLGRGTVRIFPVTITGAICEECGKQIGGGDIAVFASRAGLGACWHPQCFVCTTCRELLVDLIYFYHAGKVYCGRHHAERLRPRCQACDEIIFSPECTEAEGRHWHMGHFCCFECEASLGGQRYVMRQSRPHCCACYEARHAEYCDGCGEHIGLDQGQMAYEGQHWHASDRCFCCSSCGRALLGRPFLPRRGLIFCSRACSLGSETTAPGPGRRSWSAGTVTAPLAASTAAFSAEEGASETTTKGTCTEAAPATDPEEPSRFLRGAPHRHSMPELGLRSVPEPPAESPGQPDPRPNDSAFGRQSTPRVSFRDPLVSEGGPRRTLSAPPAQRRRPHSPPPRGPSRRRRRHHHHHHHNPGRRRHHRCDLGSGSDSGSCSSSPSSPSSESSEEDGFFLGERIPLPPHLCRPRTTQDTATETLNSPAPPLPGDSRPGPRQARDKNCILA